From the Lolium rigidum isolate FL_2022 chromosome 2, APGP_CSIRO_Lrig_0.1, whole genome shotgun sequence genome, one window contains:
- the LOC124687635 gene encoding cytochrome P450 77A3: MDVNDVLLLVSAAVLGLVWWRRCSKTGGVDGLPPGPPGWPVVGNLFQVILQRRAFMYVVRDLRKKYGPIFTMRMGQRTLIVVTDPDLIHDALVKQGPMFASRPSDSPIRLLFSVGKCTVNSAPYGPLWRALRRNFVSEIVSPPRVKGFSWIREWAMGAHLRRLRAEHASTGAIRVMANCRLTICSILVCICFGAKIPDDLIVEIEEVLKEVMMISLPNLPDFLPLLTPLFRRQLNDARALRRRQLNCLLPLVRARREFLQTGGNAWKEGEGNRVVGGVEMMSPPGEAYVDSLFDLEPPGRGKRLGEEELVTLCSEVMSAGTDTSATALEWAMMHFVLDPAAQERVYDEVISKAGKTARITEADVEQMPYLQAAVKETFRRHPPSHFVLSHAATKDTELGGYRIPADASVEFYTAWVTENPETWPDPDAWRPERFLEGGEGHDTDITGTRALRMMPFGAGRRICPAATLGVLHIQLTLANMIRELRWTPPAGEGPPDPTETFAFTVVMKHSLRAGIVERNQTPLPVAVN; encoded by the exons ATGGACGTGAACGACGTGCTGCTGCTGGTATCAGCGGCGGTGCTGGGCTTGGTATGGTGGCGGCGGTGCTCCAAGACGGGCGGCGTGGACGGCCTCCCGCCTGGCCCGCCGGGGTGGCCGGTGGTGGGCAACCTCTTCCAGGTGATCCTCCAGCGGCGCGCCTTCATGTACGTCGTCCGCGACCTCCGCAAGAAGTACGGGCCCATCTTCACGATGCGCATGGGGCAGCGCACCCTGATCGTCGTCACCGACCCCGACCTCATCCACGACGCGCTCGTCAAGCAGGGCCCCATGTTCGCCAGCCGCCCCTCCGACAGCCCCATCCGCCTCCTCTTCAGCGTCGGCAAGTGCACCGTCAACTCCGCGCCCTACGGCCCGCTCTGGCGCGCGCTGCGCCGCAACTTCGTGTCCGAGATCGTGTCCCCGCCGCGGGTCAAGGGCTTCTCGTGGATCCGGGAGTGGGCCATGGGCGcccacctccgccgcctccgcgccgAGCACGCCTCCACCGGCGCCATCCGCGTCATGGCCAACTGCCGCCTCACCATCTGCAGCATCCTCGTCTGCATCTGCTTCGGCGCCAAGATCCCCGACGACCTCATCGTGGAGATCGAGGAGGTGCTCAAGGAGGTGATGATGATCTCCCTGCCCAACCTGCCCGACTTCCTGCCCCTCCTCACGCCGCTGTTCCGGCGCCAGCTCAACGACGCCAGGGccctgcgccggcggcagctcaACTGCCTCCTGCCGCTCGTGCGCGCGCGGCGGGAGTTCCTGCAGACCGGCGGCAACGCGTGGAAGGAAGGGGAGGGGAACAGGGTGGTCGGCGGCGTGGAGATGATGAGCCCGCCCGGCGAGGCGTACGTGGACTCGCTGTTCGACCTCGAGCCGCCGGGCAGAGGGAAGCGACTcggcgaggaggagctcgtcACGCTCTGCTCCGAGGTCATGAGCGCTGGCACTGACACCAGCGCCACCGCGCTGGAGTGGGCAATGATGCACTTTGTTCTTGACCCGGCGGCGCAGGAGAGGGTCTACGACGAGGTCATCTCCAAGGCCGGAAAGACCGCACGGATCACCGAGGCTGACGTCGAGCAAATGCCTTACTTGCAG GCGGCGGTGAAGGAGACGTTCCGGCGGCACCCGCCGAGCCACTTCGTGCTCTCGCACGCGGCGACCAAGGACACGGAGCTGGGCGGCTACCGCATCCCCGCCGACGCGAGCGTGGAGTTCTACACGGCGTGGGTGACGGAGAACCCGGAGACGTGGCCGGACCCTGACGCGTGGCGGCCGGAGCGGTTCCTGGAGGGCGGCGAGGGCCACGACACCGACATCACCGGCACCCGCGCGCTCCGGATGATGCCATTCGGCGCCGGCCGTCGCATCTGCCCCGCCGCCACGCTCGGCGTGCTCCACATCCAGCTCACGCTCGCCAACATGATCCGGGAGCTCCGGTGGACgccgcccgccggagaggggccgcCCGATCCCACCGAGACCTTCGCGTTCACCGTCGTCATGAAGCACTCCCTCCGGGCCGGCATCGTCGAGCGCAACCAGACGCCGCTCCCGGTGGCCGTGAATTGA